In Flavobacterium lacustre, a genomic segment contains:
- a CDS encoding glycosyltransferase family 4 protein: MKILNITSITELRGGDAQMYTVYNLLKDKSDLKQYILCPEDSVLAGICKKDNAQFFTYKKNKLKLINLVIAIVKICRKESISVIHIHDSTALNAGLLAMKFLNKKTSLILSRKRNNRIKNKFLNRYKYSHPSIKKIVCVSKAVEAIFENIIPDKERLLTIYDAIDVSKFKDKKSQNLLHQEFNFSPETLIVGNIAGLTHQKDIYTFIAAAKKIKDKNKTNLPIKFVLIGDGPLKNDLVTYTKSLDLEHDVFFTGFRNNVTDLLPEFDVFLITSITEGLPLTVYEAFACKVPVVATKAGGIPEVVLNRETGFLTEIKDSEALSEYVLEILTNADLQEKIKTNAFNLVEKNHDLSVMEANYYQFYKSLI; encoded by the coding sequence ATGAAGATATTAAATATCACATCGATAACGGAATTGCGAGGCGGTGACGCTCAGATGTATACCGTTTATAATCTTCTAAAAGACAAAAGTGATTTGAAACAATATATCTTATGTCCTGAAGATTCTGTACTTGCCGGAATTTGTAAAAAAGATAATGCCCAATTCTTTACTTATAAAAAGAATAAACTGAAGCTCATCAATCTCGTTATTGCTATTGTGAAAATTTGCAGGAAAGAATCAATTTCTGTCATTCATATTCATGATTCTACCGCATTAAATGCCGGATTACTTGCAATGAAATTTTTAAACAAAAAAACTTCATTAATTTTAAGTCGAAAAAGAAACAATAGAATAAAGAATAAATTTTTGAACAGATACAAATATTCACATCCGAGTATCAAGAAAATTGTTTGTGTTTCTAAAGCTGTTGAAGCAATTTTCGAAAATATTATCCCTGACAAAGAACGTTTATTAACGATTTATGATGCAATTGATGTTTCGAAATTTAAGGATAAAAAATCTCAAAACCTGCTGCACCAAGAATTTAATTTTTCGCCAGAAACCCTTATTGTTGGTAATATCGCCGGACTGACCCATCAAAAAGACATCTATACTTTTATCGCTGCCGCAAAAAAAATTAAAGACAAAAACAAGACTAATCTGCCTATAAAATTTGTTCTTATTGGCGACGGTCCTTTAAAAAATGATTTGGTTACTTATACCAAATCACTTGATTTAGAACATGATGTTTTTTTCACCGGTTTCAGAAATAATGTAACCGATTTACTTCCTGAATTTGATGTTTTCCTGATTACTTCAATTACCGAAGGATTACCTTTGACGGTTTATGAAGCATTTGCCTGCAAAGTTCCTGTTGTTGCCACAAAAGCGGGAGGAATTCCCGAAGTAGTATTAAACCGGGAAACTGGTTTTTTGACTGAAATCAAAGATTCAGAAGCCCTTTCTGAATATGTTTTAGAAATACTAACAAACGCCGATTTACAAGAAAAAATCAAAACAAATGCGTTTAATCTGGTTGAAAAAAATCATGATTTGAGTGTAATGGAAGCGAATTATTATCAGTTTTACAAGTCCTTAATTTGA
- the def gene encoding peptide deformylase, with translation MILPIIGYGDPVLRKVGEVLSPEHPNLKETIANMYETMYNAYGVGLAAPQVGLAVRLFVIDTTPFSDDEDLEETKQQELKGFKRTFINAKMIKEEGEEWSFNEGCLSIPDVREDVYRNPTITIEYCEEDFVMKTEVFDGLIARVIQHEYDHIEGILFTDKISSLKKRLIQKKLKNILEGKTFQEYRMKFFGKKGR, from the coding sequence ATGATTTTACCAATTATAGGATATGGCGATCCCGTTTTAAGAAAAGTTGGAGAAGTTCTTTCACCGGAACATCCCAATTTAAAAGAAACAATTGCTAATATGTACGAGACTATGTATAATGCTTATGGAGTAGGTTTAGCTGCCCCACAAGTTGGTCTTGCTGTTCGTCTATTTGTAATCGACACCACACCTTTTAGTGATGACGAAGATTTAGAAGAGACTAAACAACAAGAATTGAAAGGGTTTAAAAGAACCTTTATCAATGCAAAAATGATTAAAGAAGAGGGAGAAGAATGGAGTTTTAACGAAGGATGTTTGAGTATTCCTGATGTTAGAGAAGACGTTTATAGAAATCCAACTATCACAATTGAATATTGCGAGGAAGATTTTGTGATGAAAACCGAAGTTTTTGACGGATTGATTGCCAGAGTGATTCAGCATGAATACGATCATATAGAAGGAATTTTGTTTACCGATAAAATCTCATCTCTTAAGAAACGTCTGATTCAAAAGAAGTTAAAAAATATTTTGGAAGGAAAAACATTCCAAGAGTACAGAATGAAGTTTTTTGGTAAAAAAGGAAGATAA
- a CDS encoding DUF5606 family protein produces MNLEKILAISGKPGLYVLKVQTRTGFVAESLSDGKKITVNLKSNVSLLSEISIYTYEAEKPLAEIMSNIAKKENNGEAISHKEDNAKLTAYFREILPEYDEERVYPSDIKKVLNWYNMLQSKGLVTDEAPAVAESDETPVLEEAAATEKPKKAAAKK; encoded by the coding sequence ATGAATTTAGAAAAAATATTAGCCATTTCTGGGAAACCAGGTTTATATGTATTAAAAGTACAAACTCGTACCGGTTTTGTTGCCGAATCATTGTCAGACGGAAAAAAAATCACTGTAAACTTGAAAAGTAATGTGAGTTTATTGTCAGAAATTTCTATTTATACCTATGAAGCAGAAAAACCTTTGGCCGAAATAATGTCAAACATTGCCAAGAAAGAAAACAATGGAGAAGCCATTTCTCACAAAGAAGATAATGCTAAATTAACAGCTTATTTTAGAGAGATTTTGCCGGAATATGACGAAGAACGAGTGTATCCATCAGATATTAAGAAAGTATTAAATTGGTACAATATGCTTCAAAGCAAAGGATTAGTTACAGATGAAGCACCTGCTGTTGCTGAAAGTGATGAAACACCAGTTTTAGAAGAAGCTGCAGCAACTGAAAAGCCTAAAAAAGCAGCAGCCAAAAAATAA
- the mazG gene encoding nucleoside triphosphate pyrophosphohydrolase, with product MNSRPQQLQAFERLLDIMDDLREKCPWDRKQTMQTLRHLTIEETYELGDAILDNDLNEVKKELGDVLLHIVFYAKIGSETQDFDIADVCNEICEKLIHRHPHIYSDVVVKDEEEVKQNWEKLKLKEGKKSVLEGVPKSLPALVKASRIQDKVKGVGFDWEEPHQVWDKVQEELQELQVEVESGDQDKIEAEFGDVLFSMINYARFLNVNPEDALERTNKKFIKRFQYLESKAGELGKPLMDMTLAEMDVFWNEAKKL from the coding sequence ATGAATTCAAGACCACAACAACTTCAAGCCTTTGAAAGATTATTAGATATCATGGATGATTTGCGTGAAAAATGTCCTTGGGATAGAAAGCAAACCATGCAAACTTTACGGCATCTCACGATTGAGGAAACGTATGAATTAGGCGATGCTATTTTAGACAATGATTTAAACGAAGTTAAAAAAGAATTAGGCGATGTATTATTGCACATTGTTTTTTATGCCAAAATAGGAAGCGAAACACAGGATTTTGATATCGCCGATGTGTGTAATGAAATTTGCGAAAAATTAATTCACCGTCATCCACATATTTATAGCGATGTTGTTGTAAAAGATGAAGAAGAAGTAAAGCAAAATTGGGAAAAACTGAAATTGAAAGAAGGCAAAAAATCAGTTTTGGAAGGTGTACCAAAAAGTTTACCGGCATTAGTTAAAGCAAGCAGAATTCAAGATAAAGTAAAAGGAGTGGGGTTTGATTGGGAAGAACCACATCAGGTTTGGGATAAAGTTCAAGAGGAATTACAAGAACTACAAGTTGAGGTTGAATCAGGCGATCAGGATAAAATTGAAGCCGAGTTTGGCGATGTTTTATTTTCGATGATAAATTATGCCCGTTTTTTAAATGTAAATCCGGAAGATGCTTTGGAACGAACCAATAAAAAATTCATCAAACGCTTTCAATATCTGGAAAGTAAAGCGGGGGAATTGGGGAAACCTTTAATGGATATGACTCTTGCCGAGATGGATGTTTTTTGGAATGAAGCAAAGAAACTGTAG
- a CDS encoding 2,3,4,5-tetrahydropyridine-2,6-dicarboxylate N-succinyltransferase: MNPLQTIIEQAWENRALLQETTTTDAIRAVIELLDTGKLRVAEPVGDGWQVNEWVKKAVVMYFPIQKMETLESGIFEYHDKMLLKRGYAEKGIRVVPNAVARYGAYISSGVILMPSYVNIGAYVDEGTMVDTWATVGSCAQIGKNVHLSGGVGIGGVLEPLQAAPVIIEDGAFVGSRCIVVEGVHVGKEAVLGANVCLTASTKIIDVTGDEPVEMKGYVPARSVVIPGSYTKKFAAGEFQVPCALIIGTRKPSTDLKTSLNNALREYDVAV, from the coding sequence ATGAATCCATTACAAACAATTATAGAACAAGCCTGGGAAAACAGAGCTTTGTTACAAGAAACTACAACAACAGATGCTATTAGAGCAGTTATCGAATTATTAGACACCGGAAAATTACGTGTTGCGGAACCAGTTGGTGACGGATGGCAAGTAAACGAATGGGTTAAAAAAGCGGTGGTGATGTACTTCCCTATTCAAAAAATGGAAACATTAGAATCTGGAATTTTCGAATATCATGACAAAATGTTATTGAAAAGAGGTTATGCCGAAAAAGGAATTCGTGTAGTTCCTAATGCTGTAGCACGCTACGGAGCTTATATTTCAAGTGGTGTTATTTTGATGCCAAGTTATGTAAATATTGGGGCCTATGTTGACGAAGGAACGATGGTTGATACTTGGGCTACAGTAGGAAGTTGTGCTCAAATTGGTAAAAACGTACACTTAAGTGGCGGTGTTGGTATTGGTGGAGTTCTTGAACCATTACAAGCAGCTCCAGTTATTATTGAAGACGGAGCATTTGTAGGCTCTCGTTGTATTGTTGTAGAAGGAGTTCACGTGGGGAAAGAAGCGGTTTTAGGCGCAAACGTTTGTTTGACTGCCTCAACAAAAATCATTGATGTAACCGGTGACGAACCTGTTGAAATGAAAGGTTATGTTCCTGCCCGTTCTGTAGTGATTCCTGGAAGTTATACTAAAAAGTTTGCTGCTGGTGAATTTCAAGTTCCTTGCGCTTTAATCATTGGAACCCGTAAGCCTTCAACAGATTTAAAAACCTCTTTGAATAATGCTTTACGCGAATATGACGTAGCAGTTTAA
- a CDS encoding lipopolysaccharide kinase InaA family protein → MSVVINKEFKSKEIELRNYITNFNSSGKLFGDGQRNKIKLFELEGKMINIKSFKIPNLINKIAYKYFRKSKAKRSFEYATTLLEKGIGTPQPVAYLENYSWLGLKDSYYASEHLETELTFRELVEIPNYPDHENILRQFTKFSFDLHEKGIEFLDHSPGNTLIKKTADTQYNFYLVDLNRMNFHDKMDFDSRMKNLSRLTPKKEMIAVMSDEYAKYYAQSSSVIFEKMWQATTEFQEKFAKKQRLKKQLKFWKS, encoded by the coding sequence ATGTCAGTAGTCATTAATAAGGAATTTAAATCAAAGGAAATCGAATTAAGAAATTACATTACTAATTTCAATTCTTCCGGTAAACTCTTTGGTGACGGACAAAGAAATAAAATAAAACTTTTTGAATTAGAAGGGAAAATGATAAATATCAAATCCTTCAAAATCCCAAATCTAATCAATAAAATTGCCTACAAATATTTCCGAAAGTCTAAAGCCAAACGTTCTTTTGAATATGCCACGACTTTGTTAGAGAAAGGAATTGGTACGCCACAACCCGTTGCTTATCTTGAAAATTACAGTTGGTTGGGTTTAAAAGACAGTTATTATGCAAGTGAACATCTTGAAACTGAGTTGACTTTTAGAGAATTAGTAGAAATTCCGAATTATCCGGATCATGAAAATATTTTAAGACAGTTCACTAAATTTTCTTTCGATTTACATGAAAAAGGAATTGAATTTTTAGATCATTCTCCAGGAAATACTTTGATAAAAAAGACAGCTGACACACAATATAATTTCTATTTAGTAGATTTGAACCGAATGAATTTTCATGATAAAATGGATTTTGATTCGAGAATGAAAAACCTAAGCAGGCTTACGCCAAAGAAAGAAATGATTGCTGTCATGAGCGATGAATATGCAAAATATTATGCACAATCGAGTAGTGTAATTTTCGAAAAAATGTGGCAGGCTACAACTGAATTTCAAGAAAAATTTGCCAAAAAACAACGATTAAAAAAGCAATTAAAATTCTGGAAATCTTAA
- the ruvX gene encoding Holliday junction resolvase RuvX — translation MPRILAIDYGQKRTGIAVTDEMQIIASGLTTIPSQTAIAFLKDYFAKEKVEAVLIGEPKQMNGQPSESASVIKGFVTHFTNHFPEMKVIRVDERFTSKMAFQTMIDSGLSKKQRQNKGLIDEISATIMLQDYLTRKMF, via the coding sequence ATGCCAAGAATTCTCGCCATAGATTACGGACAAAAACGCACCGGAATTGCTGTTACCGATGAAATGCAAATTATCGCTTCGGGCTTGACCACCATTCCTTCACAGACTGCCATTGCTTTTTTAAAGGATTATTTTGCCAAAGAAAAAGTAGAAGCAGTTCTAATTGGTGAGCCTAAACAAATGAACGGGCAGCCTTCAGAAAGTGCTTCTGTTATTAAAGGATTTGTCACTCATTTTACCAATCATTTTCCGGAGATGAAAGTTATTCGTGTCGATGAACGGTTTACTTCAAAAATGGCTTTTCAGACTATGATTGATAGTGGTTTGAGCAAAAAGCAACGCCAGAATAAAGGACTTATTGACGAAATTTCGGCTACTATAATGTTACAGGATTATTTGACTCGAAAAATGTTTTAA
- a CDS encoding malate:quinone oxidoreductase encodes MPDTTIRLNSEVVLIGAGIMSATIGVILKELQPDIKIDIFERLDSAAAESSDAWNNAGTGHSAFCELNYTPESADGTINPNKAISIAEQFEVSRQFWAYLVKDGKLPTPEDFIKSIPHISFVWGDKNVDFLKNRFEVLQSNPLFAEMIFSTDVSELQKWMPLVMEGRNSDEKVAGTSMKIGTDVNFGTLTRNMLDYLTNLDNVTIHYSHEVKKLKQRDDKSWRIKITDLASGQKKKVYTKFVFIGAGGGSLPLLEKANVPEGKGYGGFPVSGQWLKCTNPEVIAKHQAKVYGKASVGAPPMSVPHVDSRMIDGEKALLFGPFAGFSTRFLKNGKYSDLPLSIKPDNVIPMIVAGYKNIPLTKYLIEQVRQSPKDRMNALREYVPNARTKDWKLERAGQRVQVIKKDEELIGKLEFGTEIINTNDGTLAVLLGASPGASTAVSIMVELVSKCFPEQFNSPEWQEKLKMMIPSFGQMLNDNPILLDEIRKNTGEILKLNN; translated from the coding sequence ATGCCAGATACAACCATTCGTTTAAATTCAGAAGTAGTTCTTATTGGTGCCGGAATTATGAGCGCCACAATTGGAGTGATTTTAAAAGAATTACAACCCGATATAAAAATTGATATTTTTGAAAGATTAGATAGTGCCGCAGCAGAAAGTTCTGATGCATGGAATAATGCCGGAACAGGTCATTCTGCATTTTGCGAACTTAATTATACTCCAGAAAGTGCTGACGGAACAATAAATCCAAATAAAGCAATCAGTATTGCCGAACAATTTGAAGTCTCCAGACAATTTTGGGCTTATTTGGTTAAAGATGGAAAACTTCCAACTCCAGAAGATTTTATAAAAAGCATTCCTCATATTAGTTTTGTTTGGGGAGATAAAAATGTTGATTTTCTAAAAAACAGGTTTGAAGTTTTGCAATCAAATCCGCTTTTTGCTGAAATGATTTTCAGTACAGATGTTTCTGAATTGCAAAAATGGATGCCATTAGTAATGGAAGGAAGAAATTCAGACGAAAAAGTAGCCGGAACTTCAATGAAAATTGGTACCGATGTGAATTTTGGTACATTGACCAGAAATATGCTGGATTATTTAACCAACTTGGATAATGTGACTATACATTACAGCCATGAAGTTAAAAAATTAAAACAGAGAGATGACAAATCCTGGAGAATAAAAATTACCGATTTGGCTTCAGGCCAAAAGAAGAAAGTATACACCAAATTTGTTTTCATAGGTGCAGGTGGAGGCTCATTACCATTATTGGAAAAAGCAAATGTGCCCGAAGGAAAAGGTTACGGAGGCTTTCCGGTTAGCGGTCAATGGCTAAAATGTACCAATCCCGAAGTAATAGCAAAACACCAAGCAAAAGTTTATGGTAAAGCTAGTGTAGGTGCTCCGCCAATGTCTGTTCCTCATGTAGATTCCCGTATGATTGATGGCGAAAAAGCATTGCTTTTTGGACCGTTTGCAGGATTTTCAACTCGATTCCTAAAAAACGGGAAGTATTCGGATTTGCCGCTGTCCATAAAACCAGACAATGTAATCCCGATGATTGTTGCCGGGTATAAAAACATCCCGCTTACTAAATATTTAATCGAGCAAGTTCGTCAATCTCCAAAGGATAGAATGAACGCTTTGCGCGAATATGTTCCTAATGCCAGAACCAAAGATTGGAAACTGGAAAGAGCCGGGCAGCGGGTTCAAGTGATTAAAAAAGACGAAGAGCTAATTGGAAAATTAGAGTTTGGAACAGAAATTATCAATACAAATGATGGAACTTTGGCTGTTTTACTTGGAGCCTCTCCTGGAGCTTCAACCGCGGTTTCAATTATGGTTGAGTTAGTAAGCAAATGTTTTCCAGAGCAATTTAATTCTCCGGAATGGCAAGAAAAATTGAAAATGATGATTCCGTCTTTTGGACAAATGTTAAATGACAATCCGATTTTATTAGATGAAATCAGAAAAAATACCGGAGAAATCCTAAAACTGAATAATTAG
- a CDS encoding FUSC family protein, with protein sequence MINQIHKFTESTNFTNASKITIAAVIPVLLFSFFGNFQIGFTIALGAFFTYPSDIPSSLKHKINGVLITALLVSGTNLLVNIVYPYAWIFYPFLALLIFFLSMLSVYGQRATMVSFSALLSVSLAFAHINTGWAMIQHAVLILIGGVFYLLISLLFHYVKPFRYAELQTITCIQLTAKYLKLRGNLWSPDADRKAIIEKQLHLQVELNTIHQNIREVLISNHANSSSSNQNRKLLIVFISLVEILELALSTAFDHNKLHLKFSNHPNVLNTYQNLAYNLASSLKQLSKSVKSKHKYIPKHNLIKDLNALELAIIDYENDLGKVTASEGVFMLTTMLQYAEKQVEKIKIVERAFSFTQHSSDFKGKDKDLEKFITPQYYLWSTLMENLSFSSTLFRHSLRLTVTIMIGFFIGKILPFQNVYWILMTIVVIMRPGYGLTKNRSFERIFGTILGGLIAFGILFLIHNSIAISIFAILSMLLGFSFTQTNYKISATFVTMYIVFIYGILTPNIGAVIQYRILDTLAGAILAFLANHFLWPSWEFLNIPVYLKKSIQANQNYLKEISLFYNNKGTVSTAYRLARKNAFIEIGNLMASFQRMVQEPKSKQKQLPLVYKLAVLNHTLLSSSASLGTYIQSHKTTSASEAFNVVVDTVIKNLDDAISLLKETPLDLNNTITKNDLALRFTELKNIRSRELKEGNPIDEDAYLQKMQEAQLVIEQLIWLTNLSENIVKNTQLLMHI encoded by the coding sequence ATGATTAATCAAATCCATAAATTTACCGAAAGCACTAATTTTACCAATGCTTCAAAAATAACAATAGCAGCTGTTATCCCTGTATTATTGTTCTCTTTTTTCGGAAATTTTCAAATAGGATTTACCATTGCACTTGGCGCTTTTTTCACGTATCCAAGTGATATTCCCAGCAGTCTGAAACATAAAATTAATGGGGTTCTAATTACCGCTTTATTAGTTTCCGGAACTAATTTATTAGTCAATATTGTTTATCCGTATGCTTGGATTTTTTATCCTTTTCTGGCTTTACTTATTTTCTTTCTTTCAATGCTTTCTGTTTATGGTCAGCGGGCAACAATGGTTTCGTTTTCGGCTTTATTGTCGGTTTCATTAGCATTTGCTCATATAAACACCGGTTGGGCGATGATTCAACATGCGGTATTGATACTCATTGGCGGAGTATTTTACCTTCTTATTTCATTACTTTTTCATTATGTAAAACCTTTTCGCTATGCCGAGTTACAAACGATAACCTGCATCCAATTAACAGCAAAATATTTGAAACTAAGAGGAAATCTCTGGTCGCCAGATGCTGATAGGAAAGCGATTATTGAGAAACAATTACACCTTCAGGTTGAACTTAATACCATCCATCAAAACATACGGGAAGTACTAATTAGCAATCATGCTAATTCCAGTTCTTCCAATCAAAACCGAAAGTTACTTATCGTTTTTATTTCATTGGTAGAAATATTAGAACTGGCACTGTCAACTGCATTTGATCACAATAAATTGCATTTAAAATTCAGCAATCATCCAAATGTTTTAAATACCTACCAGAACTTAGCCTATAATCTTGCGAGTAGCTTAAAACAATTGTCTAAAAGTGTAAAAAGCAAACACAAATACATCCCAAAACACAATCTGATTAAAGATTTGAATGCTTTGGAACTGGCCATAATTGATTATGAAAATGATTTAGGAAAAGTAACCGCCTCCGAAGGCGTTTTCATGCTGACAACCATGTTACAATATGCGGAAAAACAAGTCGAAAAAATCAAAATTGTAGAACGGGCTTTTTCTTTTACACAACATTCGAGTGATTTTAAAGGAAAAGATAAAGATTTAGAAAAATTCATTACACCACAATATTATCTCTGGAGCACTTTAATGGAAAATTTAAGTTTTTCATCGACGCTTTTCAGGCATTCGCTAAGGCTGACCGTCACTATTATGATAGGCTTCTTTATAGGGAAAATACTTCCTTTTCAAAACGTATATTGGATTTTGATGACCATTGTTGTGATTATGCGTCCTGGTTACGGACTGACAAAAAACCGCTCTTTCGAACGTATTTTCGGAACTATTCTAGGAGGATTAATCGCGTTTGGCATCTTATTTCTGATACATAATAGCATTGCCATCAGTATTTTTGCAATTCTTTCTATGCTTTTAGGATTTTCATTTACTCAAACCAATTATAAAATCAGCGCCACTTTTGTAACTATGTATATCGTTTTTATTTACGGAATACTTACTCCAAATATTGGTGCTGTAATTCAATATCGAATTTTAGATACTTTGGCTGGTGCAATTTTGGCTTTTTTGGCCAATCATTTTCTGTGGCCTTCTTGGGAATTCTTGAATATCCCCGTTTATTTGAAGAAATCAATACAAGCAAATCAGAATTACTTAAAAGAAATTTCTCTTTTTTACAATAATAAAGGAACTGTTTCTACAGCGTATCGATTAGCCCGAAAAAATGCTTTTATCGAAATTGGGAATCTAATGGCTTCGTTCCAAAGAATGGTACAAGAACCCAAATCGAAACAAAAACAACTGCCTTTGGTTTATAAATTGGCTGTGCTTAATCACACCTTATTATCCTCTTCCGCATCGTTAGGAACTTATATTCAATCGCATAAAACGACAAGTGCTTCCGAAGCGTTTAATGTAGTGGTTGATACCGTGATTAAAAATCTGGATGATGCAATATCTCTTTTAAAAGAAACACCTTTGGATTTAAACAATACGATTACAAAAAATGATTTGGCGCTTCGTTTTACCGAATTAAAAAACATTCGAAGCAGAGAGTTAAAAGAAGGAAATCCAATCGATGAAGACGCATATTTACAAAAAATGCAAGAAGCGCAATTGGTCATTGAACAATTAATCTGGCTTACTAATTTATCGGAAAATATTGTAAAAAATACGCAATTATTAATGCACATTTAA
- a CDS encoding glycosyltransferase family 9 protein, whose protein sequence is MKILVIQQKMIGDVLISSIICNNLRMAYPEAQIDYLVYESTTPVLEGNPSIDNIILFQEKHRKSKKEFFNLALQIRANEYDLLIDAYSKLESWLIVLLSGAKRKISYQKKGRTFLYTDNVPFAAFPKTNLGLAIERRLSLLEPLDLPIEIDPLPKLFVTEKENQEALDFFEQHKVKKDRKTVLISLLGSEKLKTYPLEYMAKVVDTIADNQDVNILFNYFPKQIEDAKIIFNACKTSTKEKIYFDLLAKDLRGFIAIMNQCDLIIGNDGGAINMAKALEKPSFIIFSPWIEKKIWATFEDGIQHMSVHLNDFKPQLFHSKTEKELKKQALSLYQEFTPDLFEDKIEHFLNQNLNNTEKPNITVHQNKVPISALIITYNEEQNIKSVIKDLDFAEEIVVIDSFSTDQTTAIASSHKNVKVVQHAFENYAAQRNFAISLAKNNWILFLDADERISTELRDEIIETVAQKEGPSAYFFDRTFMFKNKKLHFSGWQTDKIFRLFQKDKAHYATQKIVHEKLIVKGTIGKLKNKLIHFSYKDYCSYKQKMILYGKLKAEEELNKGTQPNFFHFYIRPLYQFLYQYLVRLGILDGKKGIIICYLNALSVFVRFQELKKIKSNLRFPEF, encoded by the coding sequence ATGAAAATACTGGTTATACAACAAAAAATGATTGGCGATGTTTTGATAAGCAGCATTATATGCAACAATTTGCGCATGGCTTATCCCGAAGCTCAAATTGATTATTTGGTTTATGAGTCTACAACGCCCGTTTTAGAAGGAAATCCAAGTATTGACAACATCATTCTCTTTCAGGAAAAACATCGCAAAAGCAAAAAAGAATTTTTCAACTTAGCCCTTCAAATTCGAGCTAATGAATACGATTTACTTATTGATGCGTATTCGAAATTAGAAAGTTGGCTCATCGTTTTATTAAGTGGTGCCAAAAGAAAAATATCATACCAGAAGAAAGGCCGCACTTTTTTATATACGGACAATGTTCCTTTTGCCGCTTTTCCAAAAACGAATCTAGGTTTAGCAATTGAAAGAAGACTTTCGTTATTAGAACCTTTAGATTTACCTATTGAGATTGACCCATTACCCAAATTATTTGTAACCGAAAAAGAAAATCAAGAAGCGTTAGATTTTTTTGAGCAGCATAAAGTAAAAAAAGACAGAAAAACAGTCTTAATAAGCCTTTTGGGAAGTGAAAAACTAAAGACTTATCCTCTGGAATATATGGCAAAAGTAGTTGATACAATAGCCGATAATCAAGATGTGAATATTCTTTTTAATTATTTTCCAAAGCAAATTGAGGATGCTAAAATTATTTTTAATGCCTGTAAAACGTCTACAAAAGAAAAAATCTATTTTGACTTATTAGCCAAAGATTTAAGAGGATTTATTGCCATTATGAATCAATGTGATTTGATTATTGGTAATGATGGTGGTGCTATAAATATGGCAAAAGCATTAGAAAAACCTTCTTTTATTATTTTTTCGCCTTGGATAGAAAAGAAAATCTGGGCTACTTTTGAAGACGGAATACAACACATGTCTGTGCATTTGAATGATTTTAAGCCTCAATTATTTCATTCGAAAACAGAAAAGGAACTCAAGAAACAAGCGCTTTCTTTATACCAAGAATTTACACCTGATTTGTTTGAGGATAAGATTGAACATTTTTTAAACCAAAATCTAAACAATACCGAAAAACCAAATATTACTGTTCATCAAAATAAAGTGCCTATAAGCGCTTTAATCATCACGTATAATGAAGAACAAAATATCAAATCTGTAATCAAGGATTTAGATTTTGCAGAGGAGATTGTGGTAATTGATTCTTTTAGTACTGACCAAACCACAGCCATTGCTTCTTCACATAAAAATGTGAAAGTAGTTCAACATGCTTTCGAAAATTATGCTGCACAGCGGAACTTTGCAATAAGTTTAGCCAAAAACAATTGGATTCTTTTTCTGGATGCTGACGAAAGAATCAGCACTGAACTTAGGGACGAAATCATTGAAACTGTTGCTCAAAAAGAAGGTCCATCAGCCTATTTTTTCGACAGGACCTTTATGTTCAAAAACAAAAAGCTACACTTTAGTGGCTGGCAAACCGATAAAATATTCAGGCTTTTTCAAAAAGACAAAGCACATTATGCTACACAAAAGATTGTGCATGAAAAACTAATTGTAAAAGGAACAATCGGGAAATTAAAAAACAAACTCATTCATTTTTCGTATAAAGACTATTGCAGCTACAAACAAAAAATGATTCTTTATGGGAAATTAAAAGCCGAAGAGGAATTGAATAAGGGAACGCAACCTAATTTTTTCCATTTTTACATTCGTCCGTTGTATCAATTTTTATATCAATACTTGGTGAGACTCGGAATCCTTGATGGCAAAAAAGGAATTATTATTTGTTATCTGAACGCTTTGAGTGTTTTTGTTCGCTTTCAGGAATTAAAAAAAATAAAATCGAATTTAAGATTTCCAGAATTTTAA